In Peromyscus leucopus breed LL Stock chromosome 16_21, UCI_PerLeu_2.1, whole genome shotgun sequence, a single genomic region encodes these proteins:
- the LOC114682686 gene encoding olfactory receptor 1361-like translates to MNCSQAPGFILLGLSRDQERWQPLFSIFLSLYLLGLLGNLLLLLAIGADVHLHTPMYFFLSQLSLIDLCFITTTTPKMLETLWTGDGSISFSGCLTQLYFFAVFADMDNLLLAVMAIDRYAAICYPLHYPLLMTSCRCGVLASGSWGVAHCVSLVHTLLISQLSFHNNQEIPHFFCDFGPLLRLSCFNTQLNESLMMALAGVLGLGAFLCIVSSYGCIFYAVARVSSAQGKRKALATCSSHLSMVLLFYSTVFATYLKPPSSSHSSGEVVAAVMYTLVTPTLNPFIYSLRNKDVKSSLRKFLNMEKSQG, encoded by the coding sequence ATGAACTGCAGTCAGGCTCCTGGCTTTATCCTCTTAGGACTGTCCAGAGACCAAGAGAGATGGCAGCCTCTCTTTAGCATCTTTCTATCTCTCTACTTGCTGGGCCTCCTAGGGAACCTGCTACTTCTGTTAGCTATTGGTGCTGATGTCCACCTCCACACCCCTATGTATTTCTTCCTCAGTCAGCTCTCCCTCATTGATCTTTGTTTCATTACTACCACAACCCCCAAAATGCTGGAGACTTTGTGGACTGGAGATGGATCAATCTCATTCTCTGGATGTCTGACTCAGTTGTACTTCTTTGCTGTTTTTGCGGACATGGATAACCTACTTCTGGCGGTCATGGCTATCGACCGCTATGCTGCCATCTGCTACCCACTGCACTACCCACTTCTAATGACTTCTTGCAGATGTGGGGTTCTGGCTAGTGGGTCATGGGGAGTAGCTCATTGTGTGTCTCTGGTCCATACCTTGTTGATCTCCCAGTTATCTTTTCATAACAACCAAGAGATTCCtcattttttctgtgattttggcCCTCTTTTACGGCTTTCCTGCTTCAATACCCAACTCAATGAGTCCCTGATGATGGCTTTGGCTGGGGTTTTAGGACTAGGTGCATTTCTCTGCATTGTAAGTTCTTATGGTTGTATTTTCTATGCTGTGGCTAGGGTTTCATCAGCACAAGGGAAAAGGAAAGCCCTGGCCACATGCAGTTCCCACCTCTCTATGGTCCTCCTCTTCTACAGTACAGTCTTTGCCACATACCTGAAGCCCCCATCTAGTTCTCACTCATCTGGGGAGGTGGTAGCTGCTGTCATGTATACCCTGGTAACTCCCACTCTGAACCCCTTCATTTATAGTCTGAGAAATAAGGATGTTAAGAGTTCACTGAGAAAATttctgaacatggagaagtctcAGGGCTAA